In a genomic window of Roseiflexus castenholzii DSM 13941:
- a CDS encoding cytochrome c biogenesis protein: MPRKSRSMSDRLRLDQAARILLGAWMAGIIIAMFLVVPQYVGLGDAGRIIILHVPTAWVTTVAFAVSAVYSIRYLWKRRAADDAGAVAAAEAGFLFCALATVSGMWFANIVWGTPWNWDPRETTILILLLIYAAYFALRSALDDVERRRRLSAVYNLFAAVTMPFLLFVAPRMAQSTLHPNCAFIQGSHCDGIWLELNGTRIGQLGDVVLALQGIEQRGDLVVAQVEVRMPGLREVALLEPSFELASGKPADRPEFPGQQFLLAVEGVDLANGRALLNMEAPGSGLLSNSRTFWTFMAANIGFLGLFIWLYRLRADVLLLQERLARREVAYELPA; encoded by the coding sequence ATGCCTAGAAAGAGCCGCTCCATGAGTGACAGGCTTCGCCTCGATCAGGCTGCCAGGATCCTCCTTGGCGCCTGGATGGCCGGGATCATCATTGCGATGTTCCTGGTCGTGCCGCAGTACGTCGGTCTCGGTGACGCCGGGCGCATTATCATTCTCCACGTTCCCACTGCCTGGGTAACCACTGTTGCCTTCGCGGTTTCTGCGGTGTACAGCATCCGGTATCTCTGGAAGCGCCGCGCAGCGGACGATGCGGGTGCGGTGGCGGCGGCTGAAGCCGGGTTCCTGTTCTGCGCGCTGGCAACCGTTTCGGGCATGTGGTTCGCCAATATCGTCTGGGGCACGCCATGGAACTGGGACCCGCGCGAAACGACCATTCTCATCCTGTTGCTGATCTATGCCGCCTACTTTGCGCTGCGTTCTGCGCTCGATGATGTCGAACGACGGCGGCGGCTTTCAGCCGTGTACAATCTGTTCGCTGCGGTGACTATGCCGTTTCTCCTGTTTGTTGCGCCGCGTATGGCGCAAAGCACGTTGCACCCGAATTGTGCGTTCATCCAGGGGAGCCATTGCGATGGCATCTGGCTGGAATTGAACGGAACGCGCATTGGTCAACTCGGCGATGTGGTGCTGGCGCTCCAGGGGATCGAACAGCGCGGCGATCTCGTCGTGGCGCAGGTGGAAGTGCGCATGCCCGGCTTGCGCGAGGTTGCGCTGCTCGAGCCGTCGTTTGAACTGGCGAGCGGCAAGCCAGCGGATCGCCCTGAGTTCCCCGGCCAGCAGTTCCTCCTGGCGGTCGAAGGCGTCGATCTGGCGAATGGACGGGCGCTGCTCAATATGGAAGCGCCGGGCAGCGGGCTGCTGAGCAATAGCCGTACCTTCTGGACGTTCATGGCGGCGAATATCGGGTTCCTGGGATTGTTTATCTGGCTGTATCGACTCCGCGCCGACGTGCTGCTGTTGCAGGAGCGCCTGGCGCGACGGGAGGTGGCGTATGAACTTCCTGCTTGA
- a CDS encoding cytochrome c maturation protein CcmE domain-containing protein: MATFSPPVRRAVAVKPLHLLGAAVIALAIALGYYGLTASYRPYTVSIDEATQSGRSVQLAGYLGDMGRYDADGNFVFMLQDSTGKMIPVVYAKPKPSNFEQAVSIVAIGHYDTARGVFLADDLLVKCPSKYQEMQSAARS; the protein is encoded by the coding sequence ATGGCTACTTTCTCCCCTCCTGTGCGCCGCGCTGTCGCCGTCAAGCCGCTGCATCTGCTCGGTGCGGCGGTTATTGCGCTGGCAATAGCGCTGGGCTACTACGGACTCACGGCGTCGTATCGACCATACACAGTCAGTATCGACGAAGCAACGCAGAGTGGGCGCAGTGTGCAACTCGCTGGATACCTCGGTGATATGGGCAGGTACGATGCTGATGGCAACTTTGTCTTTATGTTGCAGGATAGCACGGGCAAGATGATCCCGGTGGTCTACGCCAAACCCAAGCCATCGAACTTCGAGCAGGCTGTCAGCATCGTGGCAATTGGGCACTACGACACGGCGCGCGGGGTTTTCCTCGCCGATGATCTGCTCGTCAAGTGCCCATCGAAGTATCAGGAAATGCAATCGGCTGCACGGTCATAG
- a CDS encoding tetratricopeptide repeat protein, translating into MATQDFYDILQVAPDADEEAICAAYQRLREQYDPQKLNGAAAELVELAQQRLSRIDEAYATLSDAQRRAQYDAQRQASLQDVPDYRPLPPAQHAERPRDFNPRPTINQPAAAAIAGPAAAVIAVLAIALVSIIGGLILTGGGSVPQAVPTPTTSPMDALETMIARARQIAEQNENDAQAWLDYANLLYDSVQIVREQAPNSVLYQQRLPRWLEAAKAYERVLELDPTNAVARGDLGASRCFYGAGVGDQTFVVEGLKDLETATAARPEDTRLLLNLGSCLASAQPPRTDEAIEVWQRIISIAPTGSPVANEAQRLIDQVRR; encoded by the coding sequence ATGGCAACGCAGGATTTCTACGACATCTTGCAGGTTGCGCCCGACGCTGATGAAGAGGCGATTTGCGCCGCTTATCAGCGTCTGCGCGAACAGTATGATCCGCAAAAGTTGAACGGCGCCGCTGCGGAACTGGTCGAACTAGCGCAGCAGCGCCTGTCACGCATCGACGAGGCATACGCGACGCTCTCTGATGCGCAGCGCCGCGCACAGTACGATGCGCAGCGTCAGGCGTCTCTCCAGGACGTGCCCGATTACCGTCCGCTTCCCCCAGCACAGCACGCAGAACGCCCCCGTGATTTCAACCCCCGTCCGACCATCAACCAGCCAGCGGCGGCGGCAATTGCGGGTCCGGCAGCAGCGGTGATTGCGGTGCTGGCGATTGCGCTGGTATCGATCATTGGCGGATTAATCTTGACCGGTGGCGGAAGTGTGCCGCAAGCGGTCCCTACTCCCACAACTTCGCCGATGGACGCGCTGGAGACCATGATCGCCCGCGCCCGTCAGATTGCTGAACAGAACGAGAACGATGCGCAGGCGTGGTTGGACTATGCCAACCTCCTCTACGACAGTGTCCAGATTGTGCGCGAACAGGCGCCCAATAGCGTGCTGTATCAGCAACGCCTGCCGCGCTGGCTCGAAGCGGCAAAGGCTTATGAGCGCGTCCTCGAACTCGATCCGACCAACGCAGTCGCGCGCGGCGACCTCGGCGCCTCCCGCTGTTTCTATGGCGCCGGCGTGGGGGATCAGACGTTTGTGGTGGAGGGATTGAAGGACCTGGAGACGGCCACCGCAGCACGCCCCGAAGATACGCGCCTGCTGCTCAATCTTGGCTCGTGCCTGGCATCGGCCCAACCGCCGCGCACCGACGAAGCCATCGAGGTCTGGCAGCGCATTATCTCAATTGCGCCAACCGGATCGCCCGTCGCCAACGAAGCGCAGCGTCTGATCGATCAGGTGCGCAGGTAG
- a CDS encoding class I SAM-dependent methyltransferase, with protein MKTIARNRSQVGLTYFERVLERRRAADPVALTAFGRHVHFGFWEEPARADGSIADFVRAADALTLRIIRAGNVRSGHRVLDVGCGLGGTLALLNESFDQVELLGLNIDPSQIEQARYIACARPGNLVDFSIGDAMRLPYADESFDTVLAVECSFHFPNRERFLREAYRVLRPGGRLALSDFVPTWLMRTALWMLGGSIERIIEPSFGPFDLSYTLGVYRRTARRIGLQPVVIDDITRGLLPTFPVWRKLIRYLLPDHYGMAELFTAFGWLHRLRLMRYMVLAFEKTAHEKASGTT; from the coding sequence ATGAAGACCATCGCTAGAAATCGGTCACAGGTCGGGTTGACCTACTTTGAACGTGTGCTGGAACGGCGGCGCGCCGCCGATCCGGTGGCGCTCACTGCCTTTGGTCGGCATGTTCATTTTGGGTTCTGGGAAGAACCGGCGCGCGCCGATGGTTCGATTGCCGATTTCGTGCGCGCCGCCGATGCGCTGACCCTGCGGATCATCAGAGCGGGCAACGTGCGCTCCGGTCACCGCGTGCTCGATGTCGGCTGCGGCCTCGGCGGCACGCTGGCGTTGCTCAATGAATCCTTCGATCAGGTCGAGCTGCTGGGACTGAACATCGATCCGTCGCAGATCGAGCAGGCGCGCTACATCGCCTGTGCCCGCCCCGGCAATCTGGTCGATTTTTCGATAGGCGACGCGATGCGCCTGCCCTACGCCGATGAGTCGTTTGACACGGTGCTGGCGGTTGAGTGCAGTTTTCACTTTCCCAATCGCGAGCGATTTCTCCGCGAAGCGTATCGGGTGTTGCGCCCTGGCGGACGCCTGGCGCTCTCCGATTTTGTGCCAACCTGGCTGATGCGCACCGCTCTCTGGATGCTCGGCGGATCCATCGAGCGAATCATCGAGCCGAGTTTTGGACCGTTCGACTTGAGTTACACACTTGGCGTCTACCGGCGCACGGCGCGTCGCATCGGACTGCAACCGGTCGTGATTGACGATATTACGCGCGGTCTGCTGCCAACCTTTCCCGTCTGGCGGAAACTGATCCGTTACCTGCTGCCGGATCACTATGGTATGGCGGAACTCTTTACTGCCTTTGGCTGGCTGCACCGCCTGCGCCTGATGCGCTATATGGTGCTTGCATTCGAGAAAACAGCGCACGAGAAAGCGAGCGGAACGACATGA
- a CDS encoding zinc-dependent alcohol dehydrogenase yields MTTMKAAVVHDFQQPLRIEELPKPEPGFGEIVVKIEASGLCHTDIHAAHGDWPVKPKLPFIPGHEGVGIVESVGPGVTNVKEGDRVAIPWLGYACGDCKYCASGWETLCERQLNTGYFLDGAYAQYAKAFAKYVGIVPQGVSPLDAAPLTCAGVTTYKAVKVSGARPSELVAVFGVGGLGHLALQYAKIAGATVAAIDLLDERLQTARELGADITINAKTQDPVEELKKWGGADAAICVAVSPKAFEQAYHSLSRGGRLVFVALPADNYIQLPIFETVLKGIHVIGSIVGTRADLAETFALHAAGKTRVLYETRALDQVNEAFDDVEHGRNKAPRIVFSEL; encoded by the coding sequence ATGACGACGATGAAGGCCGCTGTTGTCCACGACTTCCAGCAACCGTTGCGCATCGAGGAATTGCCCAAGCCGGAGCCGGGATTCGGTGAGATTGTGGTCAAAATCGAAGCGTCTGGTTTGTGCCACACCGACATTCACGCTGCGCATGGCGACTGGCCGGTGAAACCAAAACTGCCATTTATCCCTGGTCATGAAGGCGTAGGCATTGTCGAAAGCGTCGGACCAGGCGTGACAAATGTGAAGGAAGGTGACCGCGTCGCGATCCCCTGGCTGGGATATGCGTGCGGCGATTGTAAATACTGTGCGTCTGGTTGGGAGACGCTCTGCGAACGTCAACTCAACACCGGCTACTTTCTTGATGGTGCGTATGCTCAGTATGCCAAAGCCTTCGCAAAATACGTGGGCATCGTTCCTCAGGGCGTGTCGCCGCTCGATGCTGCGCCGCTCACTTGTGCCGGCGTCACGACCTACAAGGCGGTCAAAGTCTCCGGGGCGCGCCCTTCGGAGTTGGTCGCCGTTTTTGGCGTCGGGGGATTGGGACATCTGGCGTTGCAGTACGCGAAGATCGCCGGAGCGACGGTCGCAGCGATCGACCTGCTCGATGAGCGGTTGCAGACTGCGCGGGAACTCGGCGCCGATATTACGATCAACGCCAAAACCCAGGATCCGGTGGAAGAACTGAAGAAATGGGGCGGCGCCGACGCCGCGATCTGCGTAGCAGTCTCACCGAAGGCGTTTGAGCAGGCGTATCATTCATTGAGTCGGGGCGGACGACTGGTGTTTGTTGCCCTTCCCGCCGACAATTACATTCAGTTGCCCATTTTTGAGACCGTGCTCAAAGGCATTCACGTGATTGGCTCGATTGTCGGCACCCGTGCCGACCTGGCGGAGACGTTTGCGCTCCATGCTGCCGGGAAGACGCGCGTGCTCTATGAGACCCGCGCGCTCGATCAGGTGAACGAAGCGTTCGACGATGTCGAGCATGGACGGAATAAGGCGCCACGTATCGTTTTCTCTGAATTGTAA
- a CDS encoding ABC transporter ATP-binding protein, with protein MSDTLQLTVDDLSIEYGARRVLAGVSFELRTGETLVVAGANGSGKSSLLRVICGLQRPARGTVTIRMDDAVFRPAEALHLLGWVAPDLHLYRELTALENLAFFAAVRGIRCTRAELEAFLDEVGLSGRGDDLLAAYSSGMTQRLRYAYALLHRPRLLALDEPTVTFDARGVALVEQVIARQRKRGITVIATNDPREERFGDYILRLGQ; from the coding sequence ATGAGCGACACTCTGCAATTGACAGTAGATGACCTTTCAATCGAGTATGGCGCGCGGCGAGTACTGGCGGGCGTGTCGTTCGAGTTGCGCACCGGTGAGACCCTCGTCGTCGCCGGCGCAAATGGGAGCGGCAAAAGTTCGCTCCTGCGCGTGATCTGCGGGTTGCAGCGCCCGGCGCGCGGGACGGTGACGATCCGAATGGACGACGCCGTCTTTCGCCCGGCGGAGGCGCTGCACCTTCTTGGTTGGGTTGCGCCCGATCTGCACCTCTACCGTGAGTTGACCGCGCTGGAGAACCTGGCATTTTTCGCCGCCGTGCGCGGCATTCGTTGCACCCGCGCCGAGCTGGAAGCGTTTCTCGATGAAGTCGGATTGAGCGGACGCGGCGATGATCTGCTGGCGGCGTATTCGTCGGGCATGACGCAGCGACTGCGCTATGCCTATGCGCTGCTGCACCGTCCGCGTCTCCTGGCGCTCGATGAGCCAACGGTCACCTTCGATGCGCGCGGCGTGGCGCTGGTTGAGCAGGTGATCGCCCGGCAGCGCAAACGCGGTATAACGGTCATCGCCACCAACGACCCACGCGAAGAGCGGTTTGGCGATTATATCTTGCGGTTGGGGCAATAG
- a CDS encoding DUF4058 family protein: MPSPFPGMDPYLEGELVQAFHERLAHQISVKLLPQIRPRFVALSAKRRNPCLALAGYDLLDDTQPPPPPAMRTEDLAWIDERLRAAGVRSMTTV, encoded by the coding sequence ATGCCGTCGCCGTTTCCAGGAATGGATCCGTATCTCGAAGGCGAATTGGTTCAAGCGTTCCACGAGCGCCTGGCACATCAGATCAGCGTCAAACTCTTGCCGCAGATCCGCCCGCGCTTTGTCGCGCTGTCGGCGAAGCGGCGGAATCCCTGCCTGGCGCTGGCGGGGTACGATCTGTTGGATGATACACAACCGCCGCCGCCACCTGCAATGCGCACTGAAGACCTTGCCTGGATCGATGAGCGCCTGCGTGCAGCAGGTGTGCGCTCTATGACGACCGTATGA
- a CDS encoding heme exporter protein CcmB, with amino-acid sequence MDPHLSSQGAVEPAAATAPPEAPLLTAAWAVFRKDVRSELRTRYALNAVLLFAVSTVVAMSLGMGPLTISRNADLPMIHAALLWVAILFAAFTGLARAFVQEEEARTAAALRLSARPTAVFLGKLLFNLALLLLLVVVTTVLFIIMLRVQVGNPGLLAALLLAGSLGLVAATTLIAAIIARASVKGALFAVLSFPLLAPLLVVAIQGSANALAGRGWESGIGALQVLAGYTIALFTASLFLFNSVWEP; translated from the coding sequence ATGGATCCGCATCTTTCATCCCAGGGCGCGGTTGAGCCTGCCGCCGCTACAGCGCCGCCAGAAGCGCCACTGCTGACGGCGGCGTGGGCAGTCTTTCGCAAAGACGTGCGCAGCGAACTGCGGACGCGCTATGCGCTCAATGCCGTTCTGCTGTTTGCTGTCAGCACGGTCGTGGCAATGAGTCTGGGCATGGGACCGCTGACCATCTCGCGCAACGCCGACTTACCAATGATTCACGCCGCTCTGCTGTGGGTCGCCATTCTGTTTGCGGCATTCACCGGTCTGGCGCGCGCATTCGTGCAGGAGGAAGAGGCGCGCACCGCCGCTGCGTTACGCCTCTCTGCCCGCCCAACCGCCGTCTTCCTCGGTAAACTGCTCTTCAACCTGGCATTGCTGCTGCTGCTCGTCGTGGTGACGACCGTATTGTTCATCATTATGCTGCGGGTGCAGGTCGGCAACCCGGGGTTGCTGGCGGCATTGCTGCTGGCCGGCAGCCTGGGGTTGGTGGCGGCCACCACCCTGATCGCGGCAATCATTGCGCGCGCAAGCGTGAAGGGGGCGCTGTTTGCCGTACTGTCGTTCCCGTTGCTGGCGCCGCTGCTGGTGGTCGCCATCCAGGGGAGCGCGAATGCGCTGGCGGGACGCGGATGGGAGAGCGGCATTGGCGCCTTGCAGGTGCTGGCGGGGTATACAATTGCTCTCTTTACTGCTTCACTTTTCCTGTTCAACAGCGTATGGGAACCGTAA
- the fabF gene encoding beta-ketoacyl-ACP synthase II — MKSKPTHRVVVTGMGAVTPLGIGVSAFWNALLEGRSGVSFATRYDIATIPYVIAAEVRDFDPRDHMDAKAARRMARFAQFAVAAAGEALRDSGLNLDAIDRTQIAVDVGTSLGGTAEVEEQALTFETRGRRRVDAFYMPTFISNMASCQVAMQYGLRGPTTTPVLACATGTYAIGEAARMVHRGDALVAVCGGTDAGVTALNAMAFGVIGAIAPPGDDPARAVRPFDAHRKGTAGGEGCGILVLEQLEHALARGARIYAEVAGFGATGDAYHLTAPAPGGEFAALAINRAIDDAGLRPEDVDHISAHGTGTPLNDAAETAAIKRALGDHAYRVTVSGIKSMIGHTAGAAGALAAIGCIKSIETGMVPPTINYETPDPACDLDYVPDRARRQNVRVALANAFGFGGQNAVVLFRRYEDHR, encoded by the coding sequence ATGAAATCGAAACCGACACACCGCGTTGTGGTGACCGGTATGGGAGCGGTGACGCCCCTCGGAATCGGCGTGTCCGCATTCTGGAATGCCTTGCTGGAAGGGCGATCCGGCGTCTCGTTTGCCACACGCTACGACATTGCCACTATTCCATATGTCATCGCTGCCGAGGTGCGCGATTTCGACCCTCGTGACCACATGGACGCAAAGGCGGCGCGGCGTATGGCGCGCTTCGCGCAGTTCGCAGTTGCCGCGGCCGGTGAGGCGCTCCGCGATAGTGGATTGAACCTCGACGCCATCGACCGGACGCAGATCGCGGTCGATGTTGGCACGTCGCTCGGCGGCACAGCTGAGGTCGAGGAGCAGGCGCTCACATTCGAAACCCGAGGACGCCGGCGGGTAGATGCCTTTTATATGCCAACGTTCATCTCCAATATGGCATCGTGTCAGGTGGCGATGCAGTACGGTCTGCGCGGTCCCACAACGACGCCGGTGCTCGCGTGCGCCACCGGAACCTACGCCATTGGCGAGGCGGCGCGCATGGTGCATCGCGGTGATGCACTGGTTGCGGTCTGCGGCGGGACCGACGCTGGGGTGACGGCGCTCAACGCGATGGCGTTTGGCGTCATTGGCGCGATTGCGCCTCCCGGCGACGATCCGGCGCGCGCGGTGCGCCCGTTCGACGCCCATCGCAAGGGGACTGCCGGCGGCGAAGGATGTGGTATTCTGGTGCTCGAACAGTTGGAGCACGCCCTGGCACGCGGCGCGCGCATCTACGCCGAAGTTGCCGGTTTCGGCGCAACCGGAGATGCTTATCATCTCACTGCACCCGCGCCTGGTGGTGAGTTTGCTGCGCTCGCCATCAACCGCGCGATCGACGATGCCGGGTTGCGCCCAGAGGATGTCGATCATATCAGCGCCCATGGCACCGGCACCCCGCTCAATGATGCCGCCGAAACCGCTGCAATCAAGCGCGCGCTCGGCGACCATGCGTATCGCGTGACGGTCAGCGGCATCAAGTCGATGATCGGGCACACGGCGGGCGCGGCAGGCGCGCTGGCGGCAATCGGGTGTATTAAGAGCATCGAAACCGGCATGGTTCCGCCGACGATCAACTACGAAACGCCTGATCCGGCGTGCGATCTCGATTATGTGCCTGACCGGGCGCGCCGCCAGAATGTGCGGGTTGCGCTTGCGAATGCGTTCGGCTTCGGTGGGCAAAACGCCGTCGTCCTGTTTCGCCGCTATGAAGACCATCGCTAG
- the ccsA gene encoding cytochrome c biogenesis protein CcsA produces MYLLGTTLIIAGLASALLATAGYALAPRGNLAALTFGRVGVRMTLVAVLAVVALLNYLFVAQRYDIEYVYNYTDRALDPAFRVAAVWAGQPGSFVIWALWGVIAAQFLVRRTRHSEPYVLTVFMAIQAALLFYMLIRNPFVPFMQNGVAVTPPDGKGLNPTLQNMWMLIHPPVLFVGFALMAAPFAFAMGGLWRRDYDGWVHDALPWTLAGWVFLGLALLLGGYWAYETLGWGGYWGWDPVENSSLVPWLTSTALLHAMLVQRTGHGLRRTTFALAIATYIFVFYSTFLTRSGVLSSFSVHSFVEEGLKTVLFASLAILAIGGFGVLAWRWRDIPGKPLSDKLLSRDSFFVLGIIALLVIAAVVGLGTSMPLISAIPGVGHQLQSIFAGSFRIDDGTTFNPNAQPFADGRFGLVGDFYSTTVPPLGLILVILLIVGPLLGWRDTNKRSLLRALRFPALFAVLVACVGLVLGARDPLPLAYVTLCAFALGTNVLMIVRTLRSGWLRIGGYLAHVGLMVFLVGAVASTLYATEEVRLLVPEGESVSAFGYSVTFNGWRQTPEGRGILDLTVTHGNETFRATPQLYFNQTMGATMATPSIRSELFRDVYISPSEYQPPYDRNMADMSVGESGTVGPYEFTFLAFDVPDAHTTGSADVGAKLRVTYEGQSVELTPKVRLVTSPSDPVGNIVDLPAELPGGHQATLAAFDPVQRRVLIRVEGLNLPVDPAKAVITLSLKPGVMLVWLGVIIGVTGGLIAVVRRTLEGRGALEGRRVRLPRGFGELARFVSSR; encoded by the coding sequence ATGTATCTGCTTGGAACAACACTGATCATCGCCGGTCTGGCATCCGCCCTACTGGCGACTGCCGGGTATGCGCTGGCGCCGCGCGGCAATCTGGCTGCGCTGACTTTCGGACGGGTCGGCGTGCGCATGACGCTGGTTGCGGTGCTGGCGGTCGTGGCGCTGCTGAACTATCTGTTCGTCGCGCAGCGGTATGATATTGAGTATGTCTATAATTACACCGATCGCGCGCTCGATCCCGCCTTTCGGGTTGCGGCGGTGTGGGCCGGGCAGCCGGGATCGTTCGTGATCTGGGCGCTCTGGGGCGTGATCGCGGCGCAGTTTCTGGTGCGCCGCACGCGCCACTCCGAGCCGTATGTCCTCACCGTGTTCATGGCGATTCAGGCGGCGCTTCTCTTCTATATGCTGATCCGTAACCCGTTCGTGCCCTTTATGCAGAATGGCGTGGCGGTGACGCCGCCGGACGGCAAGGGACTCAACCCGACGCTCCAGAATATGTGGATGCTCATCCACCCGCCGGTGCTGTTCGTCGGCTTTGCGTTGATGGCGGCGCCGTTCGCATTTGCGATGGGAGGATTGTGGCGCCGCGATTACGACGGTTGGGTCCACGACGCGCTGCCCTGGACGCTGGCGGGCTGGGTGTTCCTCGGTCTGGCGCTGCTGCTTGGCGGCTACTGGGCGTATGAGACGCTGGGTTGGGGCGGCTATTGGGGATGGGACCCGGTTGAGAATTCGTCGCTGGTTCCCTGGTTGACTTCCACGGCATTGCTCCACGCGATGCTTGTGCAGCGCACCGGTCATGGCTTACGACGCACCACGTTCGCTCTGGCAATCGCCACCTATATTTTCGTCTTCTACTCGACGTTCCTGACCCGCAGCGGCGTGCTGTCGTCGTTCTCGGTGCATTCGTTCGTTGAGGAGGGGCTGAAAACGGTTCTCTTCGCGTCGCTGGCGATCCTTGCGATTGGCGGCTTCGGCGTCCTGGCGTGGCGCTGGCGCGATATTCCCGGCAAGCCGCTCTCCGATAAATTGCTCTCGCGTGATAGTTTCTTCGTCCTGGGGATCATTGCGTTGCTGGTGATTGCAGCGGTTGTCGGGCTAGGCACGTCGATGCCGCTGATCTCGGCCATCCCCGGCGTTGGGCATCAGTTGCAGTCGATCTTCGCCGGTTCGTTCAGGATTGACGATGGAACGACGTTCAACCCCAACGCGCAGCCGTTCGCCGATGGGCGCTTCGGTCTGGTGGGGGATTTCTATAGCACGACCGTGCCGCCGCTGGGGCTGATCCTGGTTATTCTCCTGATCGTCGGTCCGTTGCTCGGCTGGCGCGACACGAATAAGCGCTCGCTCCTCCGCGCGCTGCGCTTCCCGGCGCTCTTCGCCGTTCTTGTTGCGTGTGTCGGGTTGGTGCTCGGCGCGCGTGATCCGTTGCCGCTCGCGTATGTAACGTTGTGCGCGTTCGCGCTTGGCACGAATGTCCTGATGATCGTCCGCACGCTGCGGAGCGGCTGGCTGCGCATCGGCGGCTACCTGGCGCACGTCGGTTTGATGGTCTTCCTGGTTGGCGCAGTCGCTTCGACCCTGTACGCCACGGAAGAGGTGCGCCTGCTCGTGCCGGAAGGGGAAAGTGTCAGCGCCTTCGGGTATTCGGTGACGTTCAATGGCTGGCGGCAGACGCCGGAAGGGCGCGGTATTCTTGATCTGACCGTAACCCATGGGAACGAAACGTTCCGTGCCACACCACAACTCTATTTCAATCAGACGATGGGCGCCACGATGGCGACCCCTTCAATCCGCAGCGAACTGTTCCGCGATGTCTATATTTCGCCGTCGGAGTATCAACCGCCGTATGACCGCAATATGGCCGATATGAGCGTTGGCGAGTCGGGAACGGTCGGACCGTATGAGTTCACCTTCCTGGCGTTCGATGTGCCGGATGCGCATACCACCGGCAGCGCCGATGTGGGGGCGAAACTGCGCGTCACTTACGAAGGGCAGTCGGTGGAACTGACGCCAAAGGTGCGCCTGGTGACCAGCCCATCGGATCCGGTTGGCAATATTGTCGACCTGCCAGCCGAACTGCCCGGCGGCCACCAGGCGACGCTGGCAGCGTTCGATCCGGTGCAGCGGCGGGTGCTGATCCGCGTCGAAGGATTGAACCTGCCGGTTGATCCTGCGAAAGCCGTGATCACGCTCAGCCTGAAGCCAGGGGTGATGCTGGTGTGGTTGGGGGTCATCATTGGCGTCACCGGTGGACTGATTGCGGTGGTGCGACGCACACTCGAAGGACGTGGCGCGCTCGAAGGGCGGCGGGTGCGCCTGCCGCGCGGGTTTGGCGAACTGGCGCGCTTTGTAAGTTCGCGCTGA
- a CDS encoding type II toxin-antitoxin system VapC family toxin, with product MSVDQRFVLDASITLAWCFEDESSDLADVALDRLAQTSALVPAIWSLEIGSALLGAERRGRLSQAESNRFLWLIRVLPIEIEALAAPRMLSNGVALAREQGRSTYDAAYLELAMRNGLPPATLDTALQRAAKRCGVHLIPITCDHPAWSPRAARGFARDLLRFLAAFTLSEAKGSE from the coding sequence ATGAGCGTCGATCAGCGGTTTGTCCTTGATGCATCTATCACGCTTGCCTGGTGTTTTGAGGACGAGAGCAGCGATCTGGCTGATGTGGCACTGGATCGGTTGGCGCAAACCTCAGCGCTGGTTCCTGCGATCTGGTCTCTGGAGATCGGAAGCGCCTTGCTCGGCGCTGAACGACGTGGAAGGTTGAGCCAGGCGGAAAGCAATCGCTTTCTATGGTTGATTCGGGTGTTGCCGATTGAAATAGAAGCGCTCGCAGCGCCTCGAATGCTGAGCAATGGTGTCGCGCTCGCGCGTGAACAGGGGCGGTCCACCTACGATGCCGCGTACCTGGAGCTGGCGATGCGCAATGGGTTGCCGCCGGCAACGCTCGACACAGCGCTGCAACGCGCAGCAAAACGCTGTGGCGTCCATCTCATACCAATTACCTGTGACCATCCGGCATGGTCACCCCGAGCAGCGCGAGGGTTCGCGCGCGACCTGCTCAGATTCCTCGCTGCGTTTACCCTGAGCGAAGCGAAGGGCTCGGAATGA